The DNA region ccacaAGTCTTCTCCCCCTGCCCAACCTGCTGCCCGCAGAGAGACTGACCCAAAGGTCTCAGGACGGCGAAAAAGCCttttggggggcagtggggcagagcaCCCCTGGCACTGCTGAAGCCAGGCTGGCACATGCCTTCTCCCAGCCCGGCGTGCTGCAACCACGACAGGTCCAAGGCGGCCGCCGCTGCCTGGTCCCAACCGAGCTGCTCTGCCAAGCACAACAAACCCTCCAGCCATCTCCCGCGCCCGCCGTCCCCCGAGGATGCTCTCCAaaccagcagtgctggggaaggggaaactggggggctgcaggatggAGATGCAGtaaacccccccaccccaatgcTACAGCCATGGACccagcctgcccccccccagccccaccgctgTGGGCACAGGCTTAGGGGctcagcctggcccagccctgcgTGCAGGGGCACAGACACAggagaggggtgatggggagaCCACCGACCTTCGACCccggggggcatggggggggctGCATCCCCAGCCCTGAGCCTCAGAGGGGCTGGGCATCCCGTGGGGGAGGGTATCCCCTGGTTCTGAGGTGGCACCCAGACCCCCAGGGCTGCCACATCCGCGGGGCAGCCCCTGTCCCCCGCGGTACTGCATCCCCACTCCTTgtcccccggggaggggggaccGGCTCCCCCTACGCCCCCCCCAGCGTTTATCCCCCTCGCCAGCGCCAAAGGGGACGCGATCCCCACGTCCCCTGCACCCCCGGGTcgcagcccccccctcccccggcacACACCGCTGGTGAcccgctgcagccccagcacgTCGTCGGGCCCGATGAGCGCTTTGCGGCCCAGCTCCTCCTCGGtcctcgccgccgccgctgccgccgctgccgccgccgccccggtcccggccccgctgCTCTTCTTCACCTTcatggccccgccgccgccgccgccggtgtgagcggccccggccccgctgcgcgccgccgccggccccgccgcaccGGGAGGGGcatccccgccccgcggcccgccccccgcccggcccagcACCGGGGAGGCGGGGGCACGGCCCCGCTGCCTGCTCCGAGGGGCTCAGGCCAAACCCCTTCACGGGAGGAGACAGCACTTCCCCCGCCAAACCCCCACATCATGGGGGTCAGAGCCCAGGAGTCTCTGGGCAAacagccccctccccaaaaaaaaaaaaccgcgGGTGTTGGGGGGAGAAACCCTCCACCTACCCCTGAGAACACACCCagaatggggtgggggggccccaTAACCACCTCCCCAGAGCCCATAGTGAATGGAGCTGGACCCCAGTAAGATGTAACTGCCCCCCCAGGAGGCTCTGCCCCAATACCCATCAGCAAGAGACCCCCCATTAAGAACTACCCACCCGCAACAGTTGAACCCCGTAACATCCCCACAAGTGCTTTGGGCTAAATATCCCTAAGACAAGAGCCAGACCCCAAAAAAGCAAtaagggggtgcagggggaggcaAGCTGGGCCAGGGGAAGGTAGGGCAACAGACACCCATGCAGAGGGCTAACGGCAGAGCGGGAGAGGAGGGTCACACACACCCCGCACAACcggggttttttctttatttatagaGCAGCTTGTTCTGAACACAGTGCAGGGCCAGGGGGTGCACAGAGGgagccccctccctcctctctgaTCTCTGGCTCAGGTCCCAGATTGAGAGCATCTCCCACCCCTCAGAGCAGCCTCTCTTCCCACTCCTGCACCTTGGCCCAAGCAGACCCATGCCAAGCTGCCAGGCCTGGCCCTGACACTGTTCTGAGGCCCCTTCTTGGGCCATGGGTCCGTGACAACACCCCCCAGGAGGTGGGGACAGCCCCAAGGCAGGGCACCATCGTGAGGGGCTCAGTCCATCTTGGTGGGCTCCTTCTTACACTGCCTGGTCTCCCGGACAATCTTGGCCAAGGAGAGGAGAATGGGGACGGCCATGGGCAGGAAGAGTGGGATGTAGATGGCAAATTTCTGGTCATCAGGGAAGTAGAGAAGATGGAGGAGGGACGGGTCAAAGAAGGCCCGCTCCGAGGAGGTGACTGCCTCCTTGCTGGCCTGGAAAGCCGAGTGCAGATGGCCCGTGGCCAGCTTGGCCATGGCGCTCTGCGCCGAGGCTACCGCTCGGTACACCTGTGTGGGAACAACACCAACGGTCAGTCCCTGGCCAGGGAGAAACACAGGAACAATCCTGGGGGCCTCACTCACAGCACCACCCCGGAGCTCATGATCTGCACAGGGACAGCAACACATGGCCCCCTCCGCTCCCCACCTCAGGATGCCCCAGCCCTACCTCAGAGGCAACATCATCTTTGATGACAATGTTCCCGATCTTGTCCAGGAGCTGGGCCAGCGAGGTCAAGGTGGTGGACACAGTGGCGATGTTCTCCACGGTGTGAGCCCACAGCAGGCGGTCCAGCTCCCAGTCGGCCAGCCCCTCGCTCCCTGGGCTCTCCAGCAGGAATTCGGGGGGCAGCTCTTCCCAAGATAACCCAAAGAGTAACCTGGGAGTAGAGGGGAAGGTGCCAGCCCACATCACAAGCCTGCAGTCCCACGTGCACTCCCTGCTCGTCCATTTCCCTGGTGTATTCAGTCTTGGCAGGGCTCAACCCACACCTGATGGCCTCCTGCACAAGGGGCAGGACAAGACAAACCTCCCGCCTCAGGAGATGGGAGACacagcagcacccctggccagAGAGCAGTGTTGGCCAGTGGTCAGCACCTCCAAGGCCACAAAAAGCCACCCTCAGCCTCCCAGAGCCCACAGAGGAGCAAACGAGCTGCATGGGTACAGCCTGCTCTGACCCCACCAATTTCCACATGTGCCAGGAGAGCACACAGAGGCCCAGGGAGCGAAGAGCACATCCTCACCGGAGCTGGGCGAGGAAAACTTCCATTACCCGCACCATGTCCACATCCACGTGCAGCGGGAGGGAGGCTTGAGGGGAAGCAGAGGCTTCAACATTGTAAACCTGCAGGACAGTGTGTCAGCGAGGCACAGCCGGAGccctggagctggcagagccACCAGCACTCACTGGGGATGGGGAGACACCGTCTTGTCTGAGCACTGCCAGCACCCCCACGGCCCCATACCATGATGCCACCCCAGCGGGGGCTGTGGAAGGCATTGGTGCTCACTGGGGCTCCATCCTTGTCCTGGATGTAGAGAGGGGAGTGGGAGCGCTCTGGCACGTACAGCAGGAAGTTCAGCACAGGGTAGAGTGAGGCAGCACTGGAGCCTGCAGCGGGACAGAGTCAAAGAACTCCCCTGGCTGGCAGGGGCAGTGCAGCCCTGGGGCAGAGCACAGCTTGGCTCCTCCTTCCACAGCAAGCCCCgagcagaactgccatcctggcAGATCTCCATCACCCTCGCTCCCATCCGGGGCCAGCAGGGCACAGTGatgcggggagggaaggggcacAGGCCATAGGCACAGCTGTCCCCCCTCCCTCAGCAGAACCCAGCCCCACGAGAGCCAGGTGAAGAGCACAGTACTCACCCAGCCGGGCCTCCACAGGGTTGATGACATGTGGGAGGCTGTGAGCGCTCAGGAGGAAGCTGGAGGACTCCTTGTCAAAGCGTGGTGTCACTCCTAGGACGGCATAGTACAGGATCTGCAGGCACACGACAAAGACGTTGCTGGCAGAGAAGCGCATTCCAGGACACCTGGCAAGgcccagggctgggctctgcccatCGCCTCTCCCAGCCCTCACCTGCGAGTCAACAGAGAAGTTGGCCACCAGGCTCAGTTTGTCCAAGACGGGCTGCACGTAGCGGTCCACGGCATCCTCGATGTCCCAGTCCACGACGTGGGACTTGGGGTCGGGGTTCAGCAGGCTGAAGGTGATCTCGTACCCTGCCGAGGGCCCACAGCCTGTGAGGCACTGCCACGGCCATTGCCTGTTGATGCCAAGGTTGGGCACGTGGCCATGACAGAGCTCCCAAAAGCGGCAGGACCTGACCCCCTCGTCCCTGGCCCTCCCTGATGCGGGGTTATGCACCAGTGCCCCAACACACAGGAATGAGAGCACAGATCCTGGCCTAGAGCAACTCCAAGAGCAAAGGGAAGACCCCAGGGTCTGTTACCCCAGAAGACATCCAGGATGTTACAAGTACAGCAGGAACAGCATCTCTCCCCAGAGACAGAGGGCCTTCCCCACACCAGGGAACGGGGCTGGGGCGCACGTCCGTACCCAGACTGGATTTCAAGTGCCGCCGGGCATCAGGGCCGAGCTGGCCATCAGGCACACGGTCCGAGAGGGCGGCAGCGATGGAGCTGGTCGTGAAGGACATCACCTGCGTCAGCTGCCGGAGGCGGGTGCGGAGGGCGGccaggccccccccagcccttaCTAGGGCACCGCGGTGCTTCCCCACATAGACACTGATGCCCTGGGGAAGAGGCAGGGGtgagggccaggagcagggctggctcccACCAACACGCCAGAGAACCTGTGACAGCCTGGGGACGGATCCCTCCCCCCAGGGCACCTTCGAGGGGTGCAGCACACAGAGGCTGGCACCGCAGGGTGCTGCTCCCTACCTGAGGCAGCAGAGATGAGGTTTCGGGGACCACATACATGGTCAGAGCACCCAACGAGGCATCCTGCAGCGGGCGCAGAGCGGCGTCAGCCTCTGGGGAAGGTGGAGGCATTAAGCAGGGTTGGGAATTTCACTCCGATCCCCGTCCCACCCTGAGACACAAGAAATCTGAGTCCTCTGCTCAACCAGCCTCAGAAAGAAGAGGCTGCTCCCCCACGGAGTTCCCCCAGTCCCTCATCCCGGTACCTTGTGCAGTAGCCACATCCAGCGCTGCCTCCTCCTGAGCCGTGGTGCTGCGATAGACCATCTCGTAGCGGGACGTGATGCTGGTTCTCACTGCCAGGGGACAAAGCTTGAGTGAACCCACTAATCCCAGCCCCCGAGACCTTCAGAGGAGCCGGGTGCTGAGGCACAAGGGACAGCCCTGGGCAGACATATGCCCCAAGGTCCTTTGGGCACCTCAGCTGCGTGACCCACCATGGCATGTGGCCTCAACTGGGCCGCGCTGGCAGGCAGGACAGCCCCATGCCACCCAGGGCGCATCCCCCACCCTCCAAGGGCTGCCGTCACCCCGATCCCTGGGGAGGGGACCTGGTGTCTCTTCCCTGTGGCACCCTGGGGACTTCActgtcccctctgctcccctctgctGCCAGCTCCGGGCAGGGTGATGCTGGTGAACGCAGCTCTGGGGTGCGGGGAGCTCCGGGCTGATGGCCGGTGCCAACCTCCCGGGGAGAGAAGCCGCGGACTCCCAGGGACCCCACCCAGGGACGAACGAGGCCACCCAAAAGGGACAGAAGGGGCAGGGACAACCGAAGGGGTCTCTCACGGTTCACGGAAATCTCCATCTCCTGCACGTCCCTGAACGGCAGCGGCTTCGGCAGGTCCCCGGGCACCGCCCCCGGGGCGAAGACCACAGCGACGGGCACCGCCAGCTGGAACTGAGCAGAGGCGTCAGGCCGGGCcgccgcgcccccggccccgctgcccccggccccaCTCCCGGTGCTCACCGGCAGCTGGCCCAGCCCGTCGATGTCCGCGTAGGGCAGGGCAGCGCGGTAGGTCTCGGTCGTCCTCCACCACAgcggcagccccagcaccacggCAATGGCCGCGAAAGACAGGgcggcccgccggccccgcgcccgctctGCGGGGACAGCGCTCAGCaccggggacggggcggggacCGGGCGCCCGGGGGCGGGGGCTAGGGGACAGCGAGCGACCCCCGGGGACTACCGATACCTGCTTCATCCGCCGCTatcgccgccgctgccgccatcTTCACTTCCCGTCCCggccgagggggcggggcctATCCCCTGCCCAGCCACTCAGAGCTCCCAGTCCTCAGGACAACCAATAGGCGTGGAGTCCGCAGCGCGGCGGCGCGGACGGGCGGGCAGCAGCACCTATCAAAGCGCGGTATCGGCCCCGAGGAGGCGGGCCTTGGCTTCACGGCCTCTACGAGTGCCGCGGAGGGACATGCGGTGCCGCCGTGCGGGCCGAGCAGCGCGGCTggaagtggggggggggtggtgtgtgaaAACGGCTTGTGGTGGGGAATGGGGGCTCCCCAGGGGCTTCTCACGCGCCCGATGGCCCTCAGGGAGAGCCCAGCCACCCCCCACCCTGGCTCCCAGAGCTCCCGAGGGGTGTGGGTGGGCTGAGACCAGGCACAGCTCAGTGCATGGGTGAGCACGCCCAGAGCGGGCAGAGGGACGGCGCAGCCCAGGATGAGGCAGCACGCCGGTGCCCGGCGGCGAAGGAGGAGGCGGCACAGCGCTGTCTCTACCGTTTATTCGTTGTTAGGCTATTTGGTACATGGGGTGCACATGGCGAACACAACACAGGCGCCCCAAGGGCGGCAGCGACCAGGACTGCGAAGCTACggcagggcaggggcacccccaggcctcccctcctgccccccacgCGGCCGGGCCTCCCCCCCTCAACAGCCTGGCCAGAGCCCCCCACCAAAGGGGCACCCAGGTGGCTCCCTTCCGGGGCCAGGTAACCCAGGCCCCCCACTTCATCTGCGGACACGGCGGCGTGGGGCCGGCCCGCGGGGCGcgttccccttcccctccccgcgtGGCGGCTCCCCTGGGTGGCTGGGGTGGAAGCGGGGTGTGAGCagtggcggggagggggccggggccggtgggGTGCCCGGCCAGGGCTCAGTAGGCGTGGTTGGCCACGTAGAGGGACTGCCCGGCGGCCCCCGAGTCGTCCCCGCTGCCCTCGTACTTGCCCAGCGCAGCCAGCCCGTTCACCTGCGGGGAAAAGAAATGTCAGTGGCCCCACTGGGGTATGGCCCTCGgggtcccccagcccctggggacacAGCCTTCAGGGTCTCCCTAGATCATGGGGACACGGTTCTTGGCGTCCCCTGTACCCCTGCAACAACACAGCCCTTGGCACCCCCCTCCCATGGGGACAGAGCCCTCGGTGTCCCCCATCTCACTGGACACAACCCTTGGTGTTCCGCATCACGCCACGGGACACGGCTTTTGGCACCTCTCTTCCCACAGGGACACAGTTCTCAATGTCCCATGTCACCCTCAGGGCATGGCCCATCCCACAGGGACCTGGCCCTTGGCATTCCCCATTTCCCTGTGGGGACACAGCCCTCACTGTCCCCCATGGAGACAGTACTCTGTCCCCTCCGTGGGGACCATGGTCCTTGGCATCCCTCGTCCTGTGGGGCACAGCCCTTGGTGTCTCCTGTCACCCCACGGGACATGGCCCTCGGCATCCCCCACCCCAAGGGGCACAGTCATCAGTGCGCCTGCTCCCATGGGGACAGAGCCCTCAGTGTCCCCACCAACCCATGGGACACAGCCCTCAGGACCCCTCCCTTGCGGGAGCCATCCCCATCACCTCTGCGCGCTTGACGAACTCCTCAGTGGCGGCGGTGGCGTTGTCCCGCTGCCCGCGCCAGGCGCTGAGCGCCGACGCCTGCAGCGCCCGCCCGTAGGAGAAGGTGAGGGCCCATGGCCGCATCAGCGGGCACGTGTTGATGGCGTTGAGGTTGATGGAAGCCTCCTCCTCACTCTGTCCCCCAGACAGGAAGGTGACACCTGCAGAGAGCAAGGTTATGGCACCGGAAGGTCCACAGGGCATCCCCCTCCTGGTCCCCGCCACGTCCTGGTGCTGGTACCTGGCACGGCTGGGGGTACGGTGCGACGCAGGGCAGTGACAGTGGCCATGGCGATCTCCTCAGGGCTGTACTTGGTGGGGCAGGAGTGCCCGGGGGTCACCATGTTGGGCTTCAGCAGGGTCCCCTCCAGGTAGACGTGGTGGTCGCTCAGTGCCTTGTAGacagctgccagcacctggggaGGACAGGCAGCGTGGAGTcccccggcacggcacggcacagcatggcacggtgCCCGCCCTGCTGCCCGCCCCACCACTCACCTTCTCCGTCACATACTGGCACCGCTTAAGGTCGTGCTCACCATCAGGCAGGATCTCTGGCTCCACGATGGGCACGATGCCATTCTGCAAACACCAGGCAGATGTCACCACGGGGATGTCCCTGGGCATCGCCCTGGCCCCATGGCAATGTGGGCCAATGCCTGGACCTAGGGGGTGATGCTCCACCCCAAAGTTCAATGTCCTCCCTTGCCAGTGATGCCCATCCCAGTGGGGTGATGCCTGGCCCCATGAGGTGATGCCCAGCCCCATGGGGTGATGCCCAACCTGGGAAGGTCAATTCTTGGCCCCATGGAGCAATGCCCATGTTTGTGGGGTGATGCCCAGCCCCATAGATTGATGCCTGGCCCTATGGGTGATACCCACCCCACAGAGAAATGCCTGGTCCTGGGGCTCAATGTCTGGTCCCAGGGGTCAATGCCCATCCACGTGAGGTGTTACCCAGCCCATGCCTTGATGCCCAGCCCCACGGGGTGATACCCAGGCACGGGGGCAATGCTGAGCCCCATGGATCTGTGTCCATCCCTGTGGGGCAATACCTGGCCTCTTCAGTCAACAACCATCCTATGGGTCAGTGCCCACCCCATGGGGCGATGCCCGGCCACAGACACGTACCTGCTGGCAGATGCTGGCGTAGCGGGCCAGGACGTTGGCGTTCTCCATGATGGCGAGCGCGGAGGGGGTGTTGTCACTGATTTTCAGCACGCAGCGCCACTTGGCAAAGTCGGCCCCATCCTTCTTGTACTGGGCACAGCGCTCCGACAGCCCATCCAGACCTGCCAGGCAGCGCGTCAGCCCCGCAGCCCCAGACTGCACAGCCCCCCCCGCCTCTACTCGCTGCACCTACCCTGTGTGGTGGTCTCGCCATCTGTTCCTGCCAGCGGCACGACACCCTTATCCACCTACGGTGAGAAGGGGAGGGCGGTGCTGagccccaccagcaccctccGAGCACCCTCAGCACCCCACAAACCCAACAAACACCCTTCACACCTTGATGCCCACAACGATGCCCTTGTCCTTGATCATCTGGACGAAGGGGGTGCCATCGTCAGCCTTCTGGTACATGGTCTCGTGGAAGAAGATGACGCCCCCGATGCATTTCTTCACCCGGCTGTCGGCGCTGAAGAGGATCTGACGGTACAGCCGGCGGTTCTCCTCCGTGTTTTCCACCCCGATCTGGTTGAGGCGCTTCGCCATGCTCCCTGCGGGCACCCGGCACCCTCGTCACCCTCAGGCGTGGGGAAAATGGGTGGCGGGACAGATCCCCCCCCTGCACTGACCTACGGACTCATCAGCGGCCAGGATGCCCTTGCCCGGGGCCACGATGCGCAGCGCGATGTCCGACAGCTCCTTCTTCTGCTCGGCCGTCAGCGCGGGGTATTGGTGCGTCATGGTGGCTGCGAGCAGACGGTGGCTGAGTCACACACCGGCGGGGCGGCCCACCCATCCGCCACGCACCCAGAACCTGGGGTGatcggggacccccccggggctggAACCCCTGGACCTGCCGGTCAACGGGGCGGGCGCGTTGCAtaagcaggcagctgccctcaCCTCGGGACGGGCAGGGCCTCGTGGAGGATGCCGGGGAGCTCCCAGCCATTTTGCTGCCTGCTCGCCCGCCCCCAGCCCAGCCATCTTGAGGGAGCGCAGCtccgcggggggccggggcagggcccggggggATGGAGACACCCCGGGGCCGGGGATACCCCGAGGGGGAGGTCCACGGGGGATGGCGATAGCCCGGGGATTGGGAATACCGGGGGGAAGGAAATACCCCGGGTACGGCGGTACCTGGGGAGGGAGAGACCCCAGGGGCGGCACTACCCGGGACTGGGGGTACCCGGGGTTTGCGGTATCCGGGGGATGGCGATACCCCGGGGATAGCGCCGTCGCGGGGTCGGTGATGCCCCGGGAGCCGGTGCTCCCCCCCGGGGCAGCGATCCCCCGGCCGCAACTGCCCGGGCTCGGGCTGCGCCAGCTTAGGGGGTATCTCCAggctccccccacccacccaacACCCCCATGCCCGGGGCTCCCTCTGTCCCggagcccccccacccctgcccgaCCCCCGGGATGCCGGCGGCGCCGCCACGGAGACACCCCGGAGCCTCGGTGGGGTTGCCGGCTCCCGCCGTCGGGGTCCCTCGGCTGCACCCCcggctgcctccccccccccaatcctcTCGCCTCCGGCCTCCCGGCTCCCCCTTACCGtgcagggcgggcggcggcgggcgcggactGCGGGCTGTGCGCTCCGGCCCCGCGGTAAATGGGGCTGCGGTGCCGCAGAGCTACGTGACCGGCGGGGCGGCACCCGGCAGGACCAGCCCCCCCGGACcgctccgccccccccgccgccgtcgCACGCACAccgcccccccgcaccccccctgtCCCGCGCCGGCGACAACCCCTGCCGCCGGTGGGGTCCCCAGAGCCATAACCCCGGGGTGGGGGACCCCGCTGTGCCACCCCCTTGCAACcccctgctgctggtggggacCCCTCTATGCCCCCCTCCCCGGTCAGGGACCCAGCTGAGTCACCCCCTATCATGGGCAGGGACCCCCATGCCACCCAGGCACCCCACTGTGCCACCCACTGTTGCTGCTGGAGAcccctctgtgccccccaccTTGCTGTGCCCTTCTTGGTTATGGGTAGGGactttccctgcccccccccccatccttaCCACCGCCGGGGACCCCACTGTCCCCCCCTATTACCACTGCCAGCTACAGGCAGGGACCTTCCCCTCATCACCTTTGGGCCAGGGACCCCCCTGTGCCACCCCCAGGCTGGGGATCACCGTGCCGCCCCCACTGTTGCTGTGCCACTTCTGCTAGCAGGAACCAAGCCCCAACAGCACAGAGCTCCAGGCCCCTGGGACAGGGTGGGGGCTCCCCCAGCGAGACCAGCCCCCCCCGAAAAGCTGCCTGCAGCCGGCGCAGGGACAATAGCAGTGTCCCTGCTCACCCCACGGGGCTGGCTGCCAGGGCCGTGTTCTGCTGAATCCCTGCCCTAAAAGGAGGGCTCAGCCGCCCCGCAGGGCCCTAATCCAGGGAGGGGAACACATCTCCCCCCACATCCCAGAGCCTGGGGCCCCACTGCCCACCTCACATCTTGGGGGGCCATATCCAACCCCCTGCCAGCAGGGTTACGGCCATAGCAGGGAGGGAAGCGATGCCAGGGAGCAGCAAATGCTGCTTCCCCATGAGCCACCCACACACCCAGTAAATAGAGGTGCAAACCCTAAACACCTCCATTTCCTGGGTGCGGGGGTAAATAAAGTTGCTGGCACCCCAGGGTGTCACAACACCCATCCCGCACAGGGTGACAGGGCTGCagcagagggcaggggaaggtgatCCCCCCCCGCGGGCAGAAGAAACAGGCCATTAAAAACCAGAACACTTGTTTGAACGCAGCTATTTTGGGCCATGCCAGGGGAGGGAGGTGCTGCATGGCCCCCACGACAGCGGGGAGCATCCTTGGGGTCGGGAACACCGGGAGGGGGATCCCACAGGAGATGCTCtagcagggaaggagggaggtgaagctggagctgtgctgggagcaggggagccCCTGAGGGATGCCCCCCCCTCCATGCAGCAGCGGGGGGCCAAGggagagctgggagcaggagctggcagaACTCCCAGCGCCTGG from Strix uralensis isolate ZFMK-TIS-50842 chromosome 20, bStrUra1, whole genome shotgun sequence includes:
- the PIGS gene encoding GPI-anchor transamidase component PIGS isoform X2; protein product: MKQFQLAVPVAVVFAPGAVPGDLPKPLPFRDVQEMEISVNLRTSITSRYEMVYRSTTAQEEAALDVATAQEADAALRPLQDASLGALTMYVVPETSSLLPQGISVYVGKHRGALVRAGGGLAALRTRLRQLTQVMSFTTSSIAAALSDRVPDGQLGPDARRHLKSSLGYEITFSLLNPDPKSHVVDWDIEDAVDRYVQPVLDKLSLVANFSVDSQILYYAVLGVTPRFDKESSSFLLSAHSLPHVINPVEARLGSSAASLYPVLNFLLYVPERSHSPLYIQDKDGAPVSTNAFHSPRWGGIMVYNVEASASPQASLPLHVDVDMVRVMEVFLAQLRLLFGLSWEELPPEFLLESPGSEGLADWELDRLLWAHTVENIATVSTTLTSLAQLLDKIGNIVIKDDVASEVYRAVASAQSAMAKLATGHLHSAFQASKEAVTSSERAFFDPSLLHLLYFPDDQKFAIYIPLFLPMAVPILLSLAKIVRETRQCKKEPTKMD
- the ALDOC gene encoding fructose-bisphosphate aldolase C produces the protein MTHQYPALTAEQKKELSDIALRIVAPGKGILAADESVGSMAKRLNQIGVENTEENRRLYRQILFSADSRVKKCIGGVIFFHETMYQKADDGTPFVQMIKDKGIVVGIKVDKGVVPLAGTDGETTTQGLDGLSERCAQYKKDGADFAKWRCVLKISDNTPSALAIMENANVLARYASICQQNGIVPIVEPEILPDGEHDLKRCQYVTEKVLAAVYKALSDHHVYLEGTLLKPNMVTPGHSCPTKYSPEEIAMATVTALRRTVPPAVPGVTFLSGGQSEEEASINLNAINTCPLMRPWALTFSYGRALQASALSAWRGQRDNATAATEEFVKRAEVNGLAALGKYEGSGDDSGAAGQSLYVANHAY
- the PIGS gene encoding GPI-anchor transamidase component PIGS isoform X1; its protein translation is MAAAAAIAADEAERARGRRAALSFAAIAVVLGLPLWWRTTETYRAALPYADIDGLGQLPFQLAVPVAVVFAPGAVPGDLPKPLPFRDVQEMEISVNLRTSITSRYEMVYRSTTAQEEAALDVATAQEADAALRPLQDASLGALTMYVVPETSSLLPQGISVYVGKHRGALVRAGGGLAALRTRLRQLTQVMSFTTSSIAAALSDRVPDGQLGPDARRHLKSSLGYEITFSLLNPDPKSHVVDWDIEDAVDRYVQPVLDKLSLVANFSVDSQILYYAVLGVTPRFDKESSSFLLSAHSLPHVINPVEARLGSSAASLYPVLNFLLYVPERSHSPLYIQDKDGAPVSTNAFHSPRWGGIMVYNVEASASPQASLPLHVDVDMVRVMEVFLAQLRLLFGLSWEELPPEFLLESPGSEGLADWELDRLLWAHTVENIATVSTTLTSLAQLLDKIGNIVIKDDVASEVYRAVASAQSAMAKLATGHLHSAFQASKEAVTSSERAFFDPSLLHLLYFPDDQKFAIYIPLFLPMAVPILLSLAKIVRETRQCKKEPTKMD